The Pedobacter ginsengisoli region TGAAGCCAATAATGATTCAGCAGAATCTGGCTTCAGGAAACTGCTCGTGTCAAATAAAAAGAGATTTTTATGCATAATTTTCTGTTAACAACATGAATACTGTTTTTTTAATTAATCAGTGCTTGAGGAGCCTTTTACCTCAGCACTTAGGGAGTAAAGAAATTAAAGAGGCTATTAAAACTAAAAGGCGGTCAATAGCCCTTTAAGCAATCAATTCTGAATTTAATAAGGGTAAAAGAACAGTCATCTTTTACCCTTATAGCATCCTACTTATCCAATTCGTAAAGCTTGATATAGGTAAGCTTAAAAGTTTGATCACTCTGAATCATTGTAGATACAAAACCAAAAGTTACATTAGATGGTGTGGCCACTTTAAAATTGGTAGTAAAATTAAGTGGAGCATTCCCGTTAGATTTGGTATAACCTAAAACATCTGGATTGCTCTCCACCTTATCAACATCCGGTATTTCATTGCCTTTTGCAATAACGGTATAAAACTGATCTTTGAATTGATAATCATGGAAAAAGAGCGTATAAAAATACTCACCTACGGGAAGTGGAAGTAAAGCAGTCTGTTGTATCTTACCATTTACAATATCAGGTTCCCCACCCCAAGATTCCATAGACATACTATTTCCTTCCCATTCGTCCCAGCTGCCCATGCCACCATCACGTTGTCTCACTGCAGCATTCACTCTCCAATTAGCAACAACACCCCATCTGCTACCGAATCGTTCTGAAGTAGCAAATTTAGGCCCGACATTAAGCAAGTACTTAGATGTTACATCAACCACCGTTCCATTACTTGTTACCAATTTTTTCACTGTAAATACCGAACCTTTTTCTGTTGTTACAGTAAGCTTAGCGGTATATAATTTACCGGGGCCATACTCTTTAATTGGAGCTGCTACTGTAGTTGAATCTGAGTCATCCCCAAAATTCCAGGATAAACTTTTCACCTTTACATTTGCTGATTTCACACTAAACTTAACTTTGTTACTACCTTGACTTTCAGCTATAAAATTTATGGCCTTATCAGGGACGATCATCACACGCATCACCTTTTTCGCTATTGATCCATCCTCTGATATCGCTGATAGGTTAACGTCAAAAGTATCTGCCCTAGCAAATACGTGACTTGGAGCAATTTCAGTAGAAATACCGTCATCTCCAAAGCGCCATTCAAGTCTCTTATAATTCTTCGAGTTATTCTTGAAGTCGAAGGTGAATGCATCGTCCCCTGGAACGACTTCAAAATCAACAAGTGGTGGATTTCCTTCGGTCGGTCCAGGTACTATGTCCATATTTTTAACACAAGAAGTAAAAATAATTGTGCTTAATAGTAACGTAAAAAGTTTGTTCATACTATTTTTCTTTCTCATGAGTTGAATTTTCTATTTAGTACATTAAACTGGGGTTTATTAAGTAAGGGTAACCATATTGTATATTTATTTGCAGCAATGATACTGGCGGGATCAATCAACAAGACAACGGTCCTGTTAACCGGATCCACAACATGCTTGCTACTACCAGTTAACTGAACCACCAATGCGATTTTATTATTTCTGTATTTCAACAATGTTTCTGAAGGAATGGTGAGGTCTAATTTACCTGTACTACTGATTTGATCTACTGTTACCTGAGCGGGCATTTCAAACTCTCCTGTCTTCATCATCACTGCATTTTGAGGAATAACCCCTTTTGATTTCAGGACTGCAACAGTATCACTATTAATAGCTACATCAACGGTAAAGGATCTCGAGGGTACCCCCGATAGGGATACATCTAGAGGGATACCAATTGAAGCTACGCTTGGCAAATAATTACTTGTTCCTGAAACTTCCAATTTGCCCCCACCTCCATTTTTAATTGAGATTGCATGCATTTCGGTGGCTGATATAATTCCCCTTGGGTCTATAGAAATGATCCCAATGTTTTTTTCCTCGTTGATGGTATTGCCTTTGGTAACCTCGCTCAATTTCAATGCGAAAGCTACTTTTTTACTGGTAAAATAAAATTTTTCCAAGTCAGAGACACTTACTAGTACATCAAATACGGCATTAGTTGAGCCGAAAGGTATGACCACTGTTTCCGGGATAAATATTGATTCTACTGGCATGGCCAATGTATTTGGCAGTAAATCTCCAGTAATTGCATTGGTAATTGCATCCCCATCCAGCTCCAAATGTGCATCAAAAGCCTGAGTTGCGCTACCGGAAAGCTGAATCTCAACCGGTATCCTCACAACCTCTACATCTTTTTTTATTTGTCCTGTTTGTCCCTTTATAGAAACATTTGTTGAAGCACCTTTCTTACTTGCAAAGTTCTCCAGTTCATCCTGTTTACAAGATTGTAAAAAGATGATTAATATTAGAACAAGGCATTTATAAATATTACTGTTTTGTTTCTTCATTATCTTACATTTAATATATCCTACATTCATTTATTGATCCTGCCATATACGTCCGTCTAATGACCAGCTTTCCTGCCTTGGTATCCTTAACCAAGTATAAATTTGAGCGGGGATATCAACAGTACCAGGTACTAATTGTGATAAATCTGTAGCCGGTGGCGAGCAAATCAGTTCGCTAAGATTTTGCCAGGCTACGGTTCCGTCCTGAAGGATAAGATCATTTTTTGCAAGACCTTCATCTTTAAAATGGTTTCCTGAAGCATCCATCATAGGCCAATAGCTAATCAGATAATCATAATAAGGATGCCCGGGGTCAACATAGGTATCACAGGCAAATTGTTGAATCTTATCATCAGGAATGGCAGCTTTCCAGATTTTAACATCGCTTATGTTACCATCCATAGATCCATTACTAGAAAATTTCCCTAAGGTTAGCGGAAAATTATTATCAAAGCTTCCTAAATCCGTAATTTCTGATTCCGTATTAAACTTTCCATTGGTAAAAGTTCGGATGTAACGTTTTCCATTTTTATTTA contains the following coding sequences:
- a CDS encoding DUF5013 domain-containing protein, with translation MDIVPGPTEGNPPLVDFEVVPGDDAFTFDFKNNSKNYKRLEWRFGDDGISTEIAPSHVFARADTFDVNLSAISEDGSIAKKVMRVMIVPDKAINFIAESQGSNKVKFSVKSANVKVKSLSWNFGDDSDSTTVAAPIKEYGPGKLYTAKLTVTTEKGSVFTVKKLVTSNGTVVDVTSKYLLNVGPKFATSERFGSRWGVVANWRVNAAVRQRDGGMGSWDEWEGNSMSMESWGGEPDIVNGKIQQTALLPLPVGEYFYTLFFHDYQFKDQFYTVIAKGNEIPDVDKVESNPDVLGYTKSNGNAPLNFTTNFKVATPSNVTFGFVSTMIQSDQTFKLTYIKLYELDK
- a CDS encoding DUF1735 domain-containing protein, coding for MKKQNSNIYKCLVLILIIFLQSCKQDELENFASKKGASTNVSIKGQTGQIKKDVEVVRIPVEIQLSGSATQAFDAHLELDGDAITNAITGDLLPNTLAMPVESIFIPETVVIPFGSTNAVFDVLVSVSDLEKFYFTSKKVAFALKLSEVTKGNTINEEKNIGIISIDPRGIISATEMHAISIKNGGGGKLEVSGTSNYLPSVASIGIPLDVSLSGVPSRSFTVDVAINSDTVAVLKSKGVIPQNAVMMKTGEFEMPAQVTVDQISSTGKLDLTIPSETLLKYRNNKIALVVQLTGSSKHVVDPVNRTVVLLIDPASIIAANKYTIWLPLLNKPQFNVLNRKFNS